In Acidobacteriota bacterium, one genomic interval encodes:
- a CDS encoding histidine kinase: protein MEIFAANREILIALLVKLGIIASLASLLTRSQTFRKTLFAEEREAAEKLTLIRFWGLPLCIGVVIRGAGVGSGTINPFAAFDLSLEGTFIAGLLGGTVVGAIVGGCVGMVALLQQQEWAALAIYPTLGLLSGLLRNLSPRKEEIWNFSPFVFINLILSFFSRQLFSKSGWQLIFFFSCVGVEALRQLLGQALTSSRLFYFPTDSLIVFALILVASLSCIGVTLKVWNNTRLEIKLAEQEVLVVRARLDALANQINPHFLFNTLNSIASLIRSNPAKARATVLKLSHILRKLLQGHENFIPLREEVEFIDNYLDIEVSRFGKDKLRVEKEIDDRTLSCMIPSMILQPIIENSIRHGISPKIEGGRIRICSVLQEERLCIQVADDGLGISNDKLSSIYHSGIGISNVLERLKVAYQTDFAFTVSSRPGEGTFTHIEIPLQESRENRAAGA from the coding sequence GTGGAAATCTTTGCCGCCAACCGGGAGATATTGATTGCGCTCCTGGTCAAGCTGGGGATTATCGCCTCCCTGGCGTCCTTGCTGACTCGTTCTCAAACCTTTCGCAAAACGCTCTTTGCCGAGGAGAGGGAAGCCGCGGAGAAACTCACCCTCATCCGGTTTTGGGGTCTGCCGCTCTGTATCGGGGTGGTCATCCGAGGCGCCGGGGTGGGCAGCGGGACCATCAATCCGTTCGCTGCCTTCGACCTCAGCCTGGAGGGCACTTTCATTGCCGGTCTCCTGGGCGGCACCGTCGTCGGAGCCATTGTCGGGGGCTGCGTGGGGATGGTGGCGCTGCTGCAGCAGCAGGAGTGGGCGGCCCTGGCGATCTACCCGACCCTGGGGCTGTTGAGCGGGCTGCTGCGCAACCTTTCGCCCAGGAAAGAAGAGATCTGGAACTTCTCGCCCTTCGTTTTTATCAACCTGATTCTTTCCTTCTTTTCCAGGCAGCTTTTCAGCAAGAGCGGCTGGCAACTCATCTTCTTTTTCAGTTGCGTCGGCGTGGAGGCCCTGCGGCAGCTACTGGGACAAGCATTGACCTCGTCGCGACTGTTTTATTTTCCCACCGACAGCCTGATCGTGTTTGCCCTGATTCTGGTGGCCTCGCTGAGCTGCATCGGAGTCACCCTGAAGGTCTGGAACAACACCCGGCTGGAAATCAAGCTTGCCGAGCAGGAGGTGCTGGTGGTGAGGGCCCGCCTGGACGCCCTGGCCAATCAGATCAATCCTCATTTCCTCTTCAACACCCTGAACTCCATCGCGTCGCTGATCCGTTCCAACCCCGCCAAGGCGAGAGCCACTGTCCTGAAGCTTTCGCACATCCTGCGCAAGCTGTTGCAGGGACACGAAAACTTCATCCCTCTGCGGGAGGAAGTGGAGTTTATCGACAACTACCTGGACATCGAAGTGAGTCGCTTCGGGAAAGACAAGCTGAGAGTCGAAAAGGAAATCGACGATCGGACGCTGTCCTGCATGATTCCCAGCATGATCCTGCAGCCGATCATCGAGAACTCGATCAGACACGGCATTTCGCCCAAGATCGAAGGGGGCCGAATCAGGATTTGCTCGGTGCTCCAGGAGGAACGCTTGTGTATTCAGGTTGCCGACGACGGGCTTGGAATTTCCAACGACAAGCTGTCTTCGATCTACCACTCCGGAATCGGTATCAGTAACGTGCTGGAGCGGTTGAAGGTGGCTTATCAGACCGATTTCGCATTTACGGTGAGCAGCCGGCCCGGGGAAGGCACCTTTACCCATATTGAAATCCCCCTGCAGGAATCCCGCGAAAACCGGGCGGCCGGAGCCTGA
- a CDS encoding rhomboid family intramembrane serine protease, translating into MNYRYRYATSSISFGGPLTPTVKWIIIACVVVFVMQVLSGGLSGPITALFSLTPSMVLGSLYLWQLFTYIFLHAGVFHLLINMLILFMFGCELERYWGGRQFWRYFLVTGIGAGLCITVVNFFSYQGSTLGASGAIYGVLLAYGMTFPDRIIYVMLFFPLPAKIAVMVFGGIAFLSSLSGSASGISHAAHLGGMLVGYLYLKRGPYRGRPGARWYQPIKDAYLEYRFRRARQKFEVYLNRKERQRRDNDTIH; encoded by the coding sequence ATGAATTACCGCTATCGATACGCGACCAGCTCCATCTCCTTTGGGGGGCCCCTGACACCCACGGTGAAGTGGATCATCATCGCCTGCGTGGTGGTGTTCGTGATGCAGGTCCTTTCGGGAGGACTGAGCGGACCGATCACGGCTCTGTTCAGCCTCACCCCTTCGATGGTGCTCGGCAGCCTTTATCTCTGGCAGTTGTTTACCTACATCTTCCTGCATGCCGGCGTCTTTCACCTGCTGATCAATATGCTGATCCTTTTCATGTTCGGGTGCGAATTGGAGCGTTACTGGGGAGGGCGGCAATTCTGGCGCTACTTCCTGGTAACCGGAATCGGCGCCGGCCTCTGCATCACGGTGGTCAACTTCTTTTCCTATCAGGGATCGACCTTGGGGGCTTCGGGAGCCATCTATGGCGTCCTGCTGGCTTACGGGATGACCTTTCCCGACCGCATCATCTACGTGATGCTGTTCTTCCCGCTTCCCGCCAAAATCGCCGTGATGGTCTTCGGGGGCATTGCCTTCCTTTCGAGCTTGTCCGGAAGCGCCTCCGGAATTTCCCATGCGGCTCACCTCGGCGGCATGCTGGTGGGCTACCTCTATCTGAAGCGAGGTCCCTATCGAGGCCGGCCGGGAGCGAGATGGTATCAACCGATCAAGGACGCTTACCTGGAGTACCGTTTTCGGCGGGCCCGACAAAAATTCGAGGTATACCTCAACAGGAAAGAACGCCAACGCCGCGATAACGACACCATCCATTAA
- a CDS encoding VWA domain-containing protein has translation MLESSAMYTRCAWTAMVILLGLALLSPLPLAGHGPPPGSPQEDDGPFRLEVDVDLVVLNVTVVNENGDNVTDLTREDFTVFENGIRQDISTFFPVEAPFKLVLLVDTSISTRNNLNLIKDAARNFTKELRPDDQISVTETHFFPQEVQKFTNRRKLLRRAIKRLSTYSVGGSRVYDGVDMALKSLQRTRSGRKAIVVLSDGMENSSRVSFDELRRRLAQDDAVFYPITILNKDRQKQILERYIRESEDKEEDPYVENARLSLSVLEEVYQIQTERLSQLSNETGGKMFLVADLSDLKGEYSKVAHELRHTFSLAYYSNSPATQGGMRRVRVEVRDPSLRARTRTTYFVPETDRAGF, from the coding sequence GTGTTAGAATCCAGTGCCATGTACACCCGTTGCGCTTGGACCGCCATGGTGATCCTGCTCGGGTTGGCGCTGCTGTCGCCATTGCCCTTGGCGGGACACGGCCCTCCACCCGGAAGTCCACAGGAGGACGACGGGCCTTTCCGTCTGGAAGTGGATGTGGACCTGGTGGTGTTGAACGTCACGGTGGTGAACGAAAACGGAGACAATGTCACCGACCTGACGCGGGAAGATTTTACGGTTTTCGAGAACGGGATCCGGCAGGACATCTCAACTTTTTTCCCGGTGGAGGCTCCCTTCAAGTTGGTGCTGCTGGTCGACACCAGCATCAGCACTCGAAACAATCTCAACCTGATCAAGGATGCCGCCCGCAACTTCACCAAGGAACTGCGTCCCGACGACCAGATATCGGTCACCGAAACCCACTTTTTCCCCCAGGAAGTTCAGAAGTTCACCAATAGACGCAAGCTGCTTCGAAGAGCCATCAAGCGGTTGTCCACCTATTCGGTCGGCGGCTCTCGGGTCTACGACGGGGTGGACATGGCCCTCAAGAGCCTGCAACGGACTCGCAGCGGCCGCAAGGCCATCGTGGTGCTGAGTGACGGAATGGAGAACTCCAGCCGGGTGTCTTTCGATGAATTGCGCAGACGACTGGCCCAGGACGATGCCGTCTTCTATCCCATCACTATCCTGAACAAGGACCGGCAGAAGCAGATCCTGGAACGCTATATCCGGGAAAGCGAGGACAAAGAGGAGGATCCCTACGTGGAAAACGCTCGGCTGAGTCTCTCGGTTCTGGAGGAGGTCTATCAGATTCAAACCGAGCGATTGAGCCAGCTTTCCAACGAGACCGGCGGAAAAATGTTCCTGGTGGCCGACCTGTCGGACCTGAAAGGAGAATACTCCAAGGTTGCCCATGAATTGCGGCACACCTTCAGTCTGGCTTACTATTCCAACAGCCCCGCTACACAGGGTGGAATGCGGCGAGTCCGGGTAGAGGTGAGAGATCCCAGCCTTCGGGCCAGGACCCGCACCACCTATTTCGTGCCTGAGACGGATCGGGCCGGCTTCTGA
- a CDS encoding LytTR family DNA-binding domain-containing protein → MPISCILVDDEELALEELHFLLDSVPGVGVVGQGRNGVEAIRLVKELEPDLMFLDIQMPGLNGFQVVHQLVKEEVLPQVIFVTAYDQYAVRAFEVNAVDYILKPVEKSRLEMAIQRARKQLESNVPVDDRIRNLLKQFIPATPRKSKLLVTDRKRHLMVDADDIVFASVSDGCVQVSTRDLNGETHYRTLEELQANLDPQVFWRVHRSFLVNINRIKEVVPWFNRTLQLKMADQAGTEIPVSRSNSRKLKEYLKL, encoded by the coding sequence ATGCCTATTTCCTGTATCCTGGTTGACGATGAGGAGTTGGCCCTGGAGGAGCTTCACTTCCTGCTGGATTCGGTTCCCGGCGTCGGGGTGGTCGGCCAGGGCCGCAACGGGGTGGAAGCCATTCGTCTGGTCAAGGAGTTGGAGCCGGATCTGATGTTTCTCGACATTCAGATGCCTGGACTCAACGGTTTTCAGGTGGTTCACCAGCTGGTCAAGGAAGAGGTTCTGCCTCAGGTCATTTTTGTCACGGCTTACGACCAGTATGCGGTCAGGGCCTTTGAGGTCAACGCGGTGGACTACATCCTCAAGCCGGTTGAAAAATCCAGGCTGGAAATGGCCATCCAGAGAGCAAGGAAGCAACTGGAGTCCAATGTTCCGGTCGACGACCGGATCAGGAACCTGCTCAAGCAGTTCATTCCGGCCACCCCCAGGAAGTCGAAGCTTCTGGTCACGGACAGGAAACGCCACCTGATGGTCGATGCCGACGACATTGTCTTTGCCAGCGTTTCGGATGGCTGTGTTCAGGTGTCCACCCGGGATCTCAATGGGGAGACCCACTATCGAACTCTGGAGGAGTTGCAGGCCAATCTGGATCCGCAGGTCTTCTGGCGTGTTCATCGGTCCTTCCTGGTAAATATCAACAGGATCAAGGAGGTGGTTCCCTGGTTCAACCGGACCCTGCAGCTCAAGATGGCCGACCAGGCCGGGACCGAAATACCGGTGAGTCGTTCCAACTCCCGAAAACTGAAGGAATACTTGAAGCTGTAG
- a CDS encoding DUF465 domain-containing protein, with the protein MSSALDIREHLLQSSDEFRKLAKEHSAYDEKLSLLLNRSFLSEQEKLEEVTLKKLKLRAKDRMQQMIQAQRQQQD; encoded by the coding sequence GTGTCAAGCGCCTTGGATATTAGAGAGCATCTCTTGCAGTCCAGTGACGAGTTCAGAAAACTTGCCAAAGAACACAGCGCCTATGACGAAAAACTGTCCCTATTGCTGAACAGAAGTTTTCTTTCCGAGCAAGAAAAGCTCGAGGAAGTGACCTTGAAGAAGTTGAAGCTGCGGGCCAAGGACCGAATGCAGCAGATGATTCAAGCCCAGAGGCAGCAGCAGGACTGA
- a CDS encoding phosphatidylserine decarboxylase — protein sequence MKIAADAFVFLIPLLVITGLLWIMGFMLLGSVCLGIALLVGLFFRDPHRNIPGEEDLVLAPADGKVVDLAKQADGTTRVSIFLSLWDVHINRSPIAGTIQDVCYHPGKFRMAFDRRASVENECNVLTVANGSLTVRFSQIAGILARRIVCWKKPGDAVESGERIGLIRFGSRVDVFVPETVVLELSRGTRVRGGSTVIGRVVRNEE from the coding sequence ATGAAGATCGCCGCTGATGCCTTTGTCTTCCTGATCCCCCTGCTGGTGATCACCGGTCTGCTGTGGATCATGGGCTTCATGCTGCTCGGGTCGGTTTGTCTGGGGATCGCTCTTTTGGTTGGGCTCTTTTTCCGCGACCCCCACCGGAATATACCGGGCGAAGAGGATCTGGTTCTGGCTCCGGCGGACGGGAAGGTCGTGGATTTGGCGAAGCAAGCGGATGGGACCACCAGGGTTTCCATCTTTCTCTCCCTTTGGGACGTGCACATCAACCGCTCGCCGATCGCGGGCACCATCCAGGATGTTTGCTATCATCCGGGAAAATTCCGAATGGCCTTCGACCGGCGCGCTTCGGTAGAGAACGAGTGCAACGTACTGACGGTCGCCAACGGTTCCTTGACAGTCCGTTTCAGTCAGATCGCCGGGATATTGGCGCGTCGAATCGTATGCTGGAAGAAGCCTGGTGACGCGGTCGAGTCCGGCGAGCGCATCGGCTTGATTCGGTTCGGCTCCAGGGTGGATGTTTTTGTTCCCGAAACGGTGGTTCTGGAATTGAGTCGGGGAACTCGGGTGCGGGGAGGCAGCACCGTAATCGGAAGGGTCGTGCGCAATGAGGAGTAA
- a CDS encoding D-glycerate dehydrogenase, with translation MPRSLILVDVPLASFIEELFAPDCRSGPWSLLEEGSRESLQEVAGLFLYGHPIIDGPFMDRLPNLKVISNFGVGIDHVDLAAAATRGIAVGNTPGAVEGATADLTMALLLASARNLVAGDRFARGPDFLYYDPSLFLGREVHGSTLGIVGLGHIGREVARRARGFDMRILYHSRHRKPVAESELGAEYASLRELLEQSHFVTLNVPMTPETRHLIGEEQLSWMRPDGILINVARGGVVDHEALYRVLADKRIAGAAIDVTEPEPLPRDHPLLQLTNLVITPHLGSAGSRTRLRMARMTVDNIRAGLQGKPLPYAVEQF, from the coding sequence ATGCCTCGATCGCTGATTCTGGTAGACGTGCCTCTGGCTTCCTTTATTGAAGAGCTGTTTGCTCCGGACTGCCGCTCGGGACCCTGGAGTTTGCTGGAGGAGGGATCCAGGGAATCCCTGCAGGAGGTCGCGGGACTTTTTCTTTACGGTCATCCCATTATTGACGGGCCCTTTATGGACCGCTTGCCCAATCTCAAAGTGATCAGCAACTTCGGTGTCGGCATCGACCATGTGGATCTTGCGGCCGCGGCGACCCGGGGCATTGCGGTGGGGAACACCCCCGGAGCGGTAGAAGGAGCCACCGCCGACCTGACCATGGCCCTGCTGCTGGCCTCAGCCCGCAACCTGGTTGCCGGTGACCGCTTTGCACGTGGGCCTGACTTTCTGTACTACGACCCCTCGCTGTTCCTGGGACGAGAAGTCCACGGCAGCACGCTCGGAATTGTCGGCCTGGGCCACATCGGGCGTGAGGTGGCTCGTCGGGCTCGCGGATTCGACATGCGGATTCTCTACCACTCCCGGCACCGAAAGCCGGTGGCGGAGAGCGAGCTGGGAGCGGAGTATGCCAGCCTGAGGGAACTTCTTGAACAATCCCATTTCGTGACGCTCAATGTTCCCATGACGCCGGAGACCAGGCACCTGATCGGAGAGGAGCAGCTTTCCTGGATGCGTCCGGACGGCATTCTCATTAACGTGGCCCGGGGAGGGGTAGTGGATCACGAGGCACTCTATCGGGTCCTGGCCGACAAGAGGATTGCCGGCGCCGCCATTGATGTCACCGAACCTGAGCCATTGCCACGCGACCACCCGCTGCTGCAATTGACCAACCTGGTGATCACTCCTCACCTGGGTTCAGCCGGATCGCGGACCCGCCTCCGCATGGCCCGGATGACCGTGGACAACATTCGAGCCGGTCTGCAAGGCAAGCCCCTTCCCTACGCGGTCGAACAGTTCTGA
- the pssA gene encoding CDP-diacylglycerol--serine O-phosphatidyltransferase, which translates to MRSNSQKRRFRRGIYVLPTLFTIGTIFCGFFAVTNALKGEFNLAAIAIGFAVVFDGLDGRIARMTNSCSEFGVQIDSLADVVTFGLAPAILAYLWGVRTLAPESPHSLHLQQLGWIVCFGFLVCGAMRLARFNIQSAKPSPSGTGSERPFVGMPIPAGAAMIAAAVHFSPEPPEHWLAGILWNVLVGFLGFLMVSTLKYPSFKHIDLKSRKRFVNFVLLAMLVALIYFYSQIVLLLMAAGYAFSGLGWKAYGLVKQKPEGVLTAGKLRADDT; encoded by the coding sequence ATGAGGAGTAATTCCCAAAAACGCCGGTTTCGGCGGGGCATTTACGTCCTGCCGACGCTGTTCACCATCGGGACCATCTTCTGCGGATTTTTTGCGGTCACCAACGCCCTCAAGGGTGAATTCAACCTGGCTGCCATTGCCATCGGCTTTGCCGTGGTGTTCGATGGGCTGGACGGCAGGATCGCCCGAATGACCAACTCCTGCAGCGAATTCGGCGTGCAGATCGATTCCCTGGCCGATGTGGTTACCTTTGGTCTGGCTCCGGCCATACTGGCCTATCTCTGGGGAGTTCGGACACTCGCTCCGGAGTCGCCCCATTCGCTGCACCTGCAACAACTGGGATGGATCGTTTGCTTTGGCTTCCTGGTGTGTGGCGCCATGCGGCTGGCGCGTTTCAACATCCAGAGCGCAAAGCCCTCGCCCTCGGGAACCGGATCGGAAAGGCCCTTTGTGGGAATGCCGATTCCGGCCGGCGCAGCCATGATTGCCGCCGCCGTGCACTTTTCTCCGGAACCTCCGGAACACTGGCTCGCGGGGATTCTGTGGAATGTGCTGGTTGGATTCCTGGGCTTCTTGATGGTCAGCACGCTCAAATATCCCAGTTTCAAGCATATCGACCTCAAGAGCCGCAAGCGATTCGTCAATTTCGTGCTCCTGGCCATGCTGGTGGCGCTCATCTACTTCTACTCGCAAATCGTCCTGCTCCTCATGGCTGCCGGGTACGCGTTTTCGGGATTGGGGTGGAAGGCTTACGGCCTGGTCAAACAAAAGCCGGAAGGCGTCCTGACAGCCGGAAAGCTCAGGGCGGATGATACCTGA
- a CDS encoding insulinase family protein yields MVPTRSNWRAAVLCGWLGLLSPIGLVEPANSCHASQDNAADSPPLRIVGPFMSREDVGPFTKVVFKNGLSVLLFERSNTPLVAMVTYVKAGRLHQDASSQGFWDFWSPLLLHSPLTGGQETVAREARRIGAVLETGVGEDHAWFSTVLPREAYRKGLDLQVAALEKWNPSPERVRKLLRTVRQPRRFRKASPEREYGRQLFDLALRRGRGFDQRTGSPGNLHDIDGSRFSRIHSRWFAPGNVLLTVTGDFDRRALLREIVKRFRALPTGPTLDHPPAPTPGTDGFTYAYRRADLHQAGIQMGFPLPAAFTRDWYACKVLQAVLTAGKTSVLNRRLEMARSTVHVADTDTIVPGQTGFLSLSLGAGGPGLDRSAVTALAAIERIRRGVLAESDLQRARALVAVEYLQAQEGLLGLAIQIARHEHLADFKIWQETLQRIESVTSEEVVAAARRYLALERCTLLEYQSNSQEIRQFNSNSYREFLRIALPRAVGEIKGDDWIEVPLPEQTEQAEGRSSSQRGPREISTAGLVPPLRKFSILRGPDVWVQEGRWLPLASMGIFFPGGQASEPPGKQGITGLMAAAAIGAGSALQPTHPAALMERLGVEVNAVVNPDYFGFVLHGLSENFAACVDILADSLQRPTFEEEAITAQKQALRLQTARQLDDPRRQAEQLFLRAAYGAHPYGRGPNGERAALQTLTRQDLLEWHRRYVLGTQPVVVIAGDVEGSFFAARFAGKWRRSGMSRIEYEDIADLQSLTGARALEGRTGKGHPWLAQAGFLGPQASDPRLAAFTVLQHLASGIGGSLSLALKQRQGLAIDILASQRRLKWGGYFFARLTAAPTDGARALEAVRAQLTALGEGSLSEETIDQARRAAIRNYRTSSQHRRRQVLELAEKAIFGQSVYDVTNTLKQIEAVKSKEVAALAREFFRPELFIAGVVPGSEP; encoded by the coding sequence ATGGTCCCCACACGGTCCAATTGGCGAGCGGCGGTTCTCTGCGGTTGGCTGGGACTGTTGAGCCCCATCGGCCTGGTGGAGCCCGCCAATTCCTGCCACGCCTCGCAAGACAATGCAGCCGACTCTCCACCGCTGAGAATCGTCGGGCCCTTTATGTCTCGAGAGGATGTCGGGCCCTTCACCAAGGTCGTGTTCAAGAACGGCCTGTCGGTGCTCCTTTTCGAGAGGAGCAACACGCCGCTGGTGGCCATGGTGACTTACGTCAAGGCCGGCCGCCTGCACCAGGACGCATCCAGTCAGGGTTTCTGGGATTTCTGGTCTCCGCTGCTGCTTCATTCCCCATTAACCGGTGGACAGGAAACGGTTGCCCGGGAAGCCAGGAGAATCGGAGCGGTGTTGGAAACCGGGGTGGGTGAGGACCATGCCTGGTTTTCCACTGTTCTTCCCCGAGAAGCCTATCGGAAGGGATTGGACCTTCAAGTCGCCGCTCTTGAGAAATGGAATCCGTCGCCCGAGAGAGTGCGGAAACTTCTACGAACAGTCCGCCAACCGCGCCGATTCAGAAAGGCCTCCCCGGAGCGCGAGTACGGCCGGCAGCTGTTTGACCTGGCGTTGAGAAGGGGAAGGGGATTCGATCAAAGGACCGGTTCCCCCGGCAATCTGCATGACATCGACGGTTCTCGATTCAGCAGAATTCATAGTCGTTGGTTCGCTCCCGGCAACGTCTTGCTCACCGTCACCGGTGATTTTGACCGGCGGGCTCTCCTGCGAGAGATCGTCAAGCGTTTCCGCGCACTTCCTACGGGACCCACGCTCGATCATCCGCCCGCTCCCACCCCCGGAACGGATGGCTTCACCTACGCCTACCGGCGGGCAGACCTGCATCAAGCGGGGATCCAGATGGGATTTCCCCTGCCTGCCGCCTTCACCCGGGACTGGTACGCCTGCAAGGTGCTGCAAGCCGTATTGACGGCAGGCAAGACTTCGGTGCTGAATCGCCGCCTGGAGATGGCCCGGTCGACGGTTCATGTGGCCGATACCGACACCATCGTTCCTGGCCAGACCGGTTTTCTCTCCCTGAGCCTTGGCGCGGGCGGTCCGGGGTTGGACCGGTCGGCGGTGACCGCTCTGGCCGCTATAGAGCGGATCAGGCGGGGCGTCCTGGCTGAATCGGACCTCCAGCGAGCCCGGGCGTTGGTCGCTGTCGAGTATCTGCAGGCACAGGAAGGGCTGTTGGGCCTGGCGATTCAGATTGCCCGGCACGAGCACCTGGCGGATTTCAAGATCTGGCAGGAAACCCTTCAGAGAATCGAATCGGTGACCTCTGAGGAAGTGGTTGCCGCAGCCCGTCGGTATCTCGCTCTGGAAAGGTGCACGCTTCTGGAGTACCAGTCGAACTCGCAGGAGATCAGGCAATTCAACTCCAACAGCTACCGCGAGTTCCTGAGAATTGCGCTGCCTCGCGCCGTCGGTGAAATCAAGGGCGACGATTGGATCGAGGTTCCCCTGCCGGAGCAGACGGAGCAGGCAGAAGGGCGGTCGTCCAGTCAGAGGGGCCCCCGGGAAATCAGCACGGCGGGGCTGGTGCCGCCCCTGAGAAAGTTCTCCATCCTCAGAGGACCTGACGTTTGGGTCCAGGAAGGGCGCTGGTTGCCGCTTGCCTCCATGGGGATCTTCTTTCCGGGTGGCCAGGCCTCGGAACCACCAGGCAAGCAGGGAATTACCGGCCTGATGGCTGCCGCCGCAATCGGGGCCGGGTCGGCCCTGCAACCCACCCATCCGGCCGCCCTCATGGAGAGGCTGGGAGTGGAAGTGAATGCAGTGGTAAACCCTGACTATTTTGGTTTTGTGCTCCATGGTCTCTCCGAAAATTTCGCCGCCTGTGTGGATATTCTGGCGGATTCCCTGCAACGGCCGACCTTCGAAGAAGAGGCCATTACGGCTCAGAAACAGGCCTTGCGCTTGCAAACCGCAAGGCAGTTGGACGATCCACGCCGTCAGGCGGAGCAATTGTTCCTGCGGGCCGCCTACGGCGCTCATCCCTATGGCAGGGGCCCCAATGGAGAGCGGGCAGCCCTGCAAACGTTAACCCGTCAGGACCTGTTGGAATGGCACCGGCGATATGTCCTGGGTACTCAGCCGGTTGTGGTCATTGCCGGAGACGTGGAGGGGAGCTTCTTTGCCGCCAGGTTCGCGGGCAAGTGGAGGCGCTCCGGGATGTCCCGCATCGAATACGAAGACATTGCCGATCTGCAAAGTCTGACCGGGGCTCGCGCGCTCGAGGGAAGGACCGGGAAGGGGCATCCCTGGCTGGCACAGGCCGGATTTCTGGGGCCGCAGGCCTCCGATCCGCGACTGGCGGCCTTTACGGTGCTGCAGCACCTGGCCTCAGGTATCGGAGGCAGCCTGTCGCTGGCTCTGAAGCAGCGCCAGGGTTTGGCAATCGACATCCTGGCCTCGCAGCGCCGACTGAAGTGGGGGGGATACTTCTTTGCCCGCCTGACGGCTGCACCCACTGACGGTGCCAGGGCTCTGGAGGCAGTGCGAGCTCAGCTGACCGCGCTGGGCGAGGGATCGCTGTCGGAGGAGACTATCGATCAGGCCAGGAGAGCAGCCATCCGAAACTATCGGACTTCCAGCCAGCACCGGCGCCGGCAGGTTCTGGAACTGGCTGAGAAAGCTATTTTCGGACAGTCCGTCTATGACGTCACCAACACCCTGAAGCAAATCGAGGCAGTGAAATCCAAGGAAGTTGCCGCGCTGGCGCGGGAATTCTTCCGGCCGGAGCTTTTTATTGCCGGGGTGGTTCCAGGGTCCGAGCCTTGA